One segment of Podospora pseudopauciseta strain CBS 411.78 chromosome 5 map unlocalized CBS411.78m_5.2, whole genome shotgun sequence DNA contains the following:
- a CDS encoding uncharacterized protein (COG:C; EggNog:ENOG503NWI6), with translation MRRMILNIQTVDTFPFLFPVSFLTSLVAMGKSAIRIVCKVDFDKPASEQPYLHNRWHPDIPPAATIKDGETVKIECLDWTGGQIKNDDSADDIKNVDLTRVHYLSGPFAIENAEPGDALLVEIMDVQPFEDQPWGFTGIFDKSNGGGFLDELYPSAAKAIWDFEGIYCTSRHIPHVKFAGLIHPGILGCAPSQEVLDTWNKREAELIAANKLDRDVALPPQPLNVHAGSADPNIKEKVGLQGARTIPGRPEHGGNCDIKNLSRGSKVYLPVHVPGANFSVGDLHFSQGDGEISFCGAIEMAGIITINFSVIKSGVSQLSLTSPIYIPGPVEPHFGPGRYIYFEGFSVDQHGKQHYLDVAVAYRQTTLRCIEYLRRFGYSDYQIYLLLSCAPIQGHVAGIVDIPNACTTLGLPMDIFDFDISPSAIPVKKLDMGRCAFETGKTEGEVVTTAGKNSEVSFGGGLNYKE, from the exons ATGAGGCGTATGATACTTAATATCCAAACAGTTGATACTTTCCCCTTCCTTTTTCCCGTGTCTTTCTTAACCTCATTAGTAGCCATGGGCAAGTCCGCTATCCGCATCGTTTGCAAGGTTGACTTTGACAAGCCGGCTTCTGAGCAGCCATACCTTCAT AACAGGTGGCACCCAGACATCCCTCCAGCAGCCACCATTAAAGATGGCGAGACGGTCAAGATTGAATGCCTGGACTGGACCGGCGGCCAAATCAAGAACGACGACTCCGCGGACGACATCAAGAATGTCGACCTCACCCGTGTTCACTACCTGTCCGGCCCGTTCGCCATTGAAAACGCCGAGCCAGGCGATGCCCTTCTCGTAGAGATCATGGACGTCCAGCCCTTTGAGGACCAGCCATGGGGCTTCACGGGCATCTTTGACAAGTCCAATGGT GGTGGCTTCCTTGACGAGCTCTACCCCTCCGCAGCCAAAGCCATCTGGGACTTTGAAGGCATCTACTGCACCTCCCGCCACATCCCCCACGTCAAGTTCGCCGGCCTCATCCACCCCGGCATCCTCGGCTGTGCTCCCTCCCAAGAAGTCCTCGACACCTGGAACAAGCGTGAAGCCGAGCTCATCGCCGCCAACAAGCTCGACCGAGACGTCGCCCTGCC TCCCCAGCCCCTCAACGTCCACGCCGGCTCCGCAGACCcaaatataaaagaaaaagtcggCCTTCAAGGCGCCCGCACAATCCCCGGCCGTCCCGAGCACGGCGGCAACTGTGACATCAAAAACCTCTCCCGCGGCTCGAAAGTCTACCTCCCCGTCCACGTCCCCGGCGCCAACTTCTCCGTAGGCGACCTCCACTTCTCCCAAGGCGACGGCGAGATCTCCTTTTGCGGCGCCATCGAGATGGCAGGGATAATCACGATCAACTTCTCCGTCATCAAATCCGGCGTTTCCCAGCTCTCCCTCACATCCCCGATTTACATCCCCGGTCCGGTAGAGCCCCATTTTGGTCCAGGGAGGTACATTTACTTTGAG GGCTTCTCCGTCGACCAACACGGCAAACAACACTACCTCGACGTGGCGGTGGCCTACCGCCAGACCACCCTCCGCTGCATCGAATACCTCCGCCGCTTCGGCTACTCCGACTACCAAatctacctcctcctctcctgcgCCCCCATCCAGGGCCACGTCGCCGGCATCGTCGACATCCCCAACGCCTGCACCACCCTGGGTCTGCCGATGGACATCTTCGACTTTGACATCTCTCCCTCTGCCATCCCCGTCAAAAAGCTAGACATGGGACGCTGCGCCTTTGAGACCGGAAAGACAGAAGGTGAGGTggtcaccaccgccggcaaaAACAGCGAGGTTAgctttggtggggggttgaatTATAAGGAGTAG
- a CDS encoding uncharacterized protein (COG:S; EggNog:ENOG503NUNP), which yields MASNQKPLIDQLDKDKLKQKLDVSHFDFNAILRGAQLTMVGAHRAMQNPDLFTSEHYKQAAIAVGAGIAIRLLIVIPLVLLRILFWVLSFFVNIPWDESFFTFIEEHVLQFPLFFMSLVRYITPTLDDLFMDSLQWVDMTYIQKHKHDEDPSKLRAMYYPSLRLYKKSDGSTNSTSTAENVSMFLFRFARRGAISLGVFLLSYLPYVGRFVLPAASFYTFNKAVGLGPAGIIFGTGILLPRRYLVIFLQSYFASRGLVRELLEPYFARIKFTKEQKKQWFRSREGLLFGFGIGFYTLLKTPLLGVLIYGIAEASTAYLITKITDPPPAPAEAKEFAAGQVEWKNKQKFLSLSLDKLDTLHDKPPAYSETDPHPEAKPITEQ from the exons ATGGCTTCAAATCAAAAACCACTGATAGATCAGCTGGACAAAGACAAACTCAAACAGAAACTCGATGTCTCCCACTTCGACTTTAACGCCATCCTCCGAGGCGCCCAATTGACCATGGTTGGTG CTCACCGCGCGATGCAAAACCCGGACCTCTTCACTTCTGAGCACTACAAGCAAGCTGCCATTGCCGTCGGAGCCGGAATCGCCATTCGTCTTCTCATCGTCATccctcttgtcctcctccgGATTCTCTTCTGGGTGctctccttcttcgtcaACATCCCCTGGGACGAGTCAttcttcaccttcatcgAAGAGCATGTCCTCCAAtttcccctcttcttcatgaGCCTGGTCCGCTACATCACACCTACTCTCGACGACTTGTTCATGGATAGCCTGCAGTGGGTGGATATGACGTATATTCAGAAACATAAACATGACGAGGACCCGTCCAAGCTGAGGGCTATGTACTACCCCAGCCTGAGATTGTACAAGAAGAGCGATGGGAGCACCAACTCGACGAGCACGGCGGAGAACGTGAGTATGTTTCTGTTTCGGTTCGCGAGACGGGGCGCGATTAGCTTGGGGGTGTTTTTGCTGAGTTACTTGCCGTATGTGGGGCGGTTTGTGCTGCCTGCTGCTAGTTTCTACACGTTTAACAAGGCTGTCGGGCTGGGACCGGCCGGGATTATCTTCGGAACGGGGATTCTGCTGCCTAGGAGGTATCTGGTTATCTTCTTGCAGAGCTACTTTGCTAGTAGAGGCCTGGTCAGAGAGCTGTTGGAGCCCTACTTTGCGAGAATCAAGTTTACCAAGGAGCAGAAGAAACAGTGGTTCCGGAGCCGTGAGGGGCTCTTGTTTGGATTCGGCATTGGATTTTACACGCTGTTGAAGACTCCATTGTTGGGAGTGTTGATTTATGGCATTGCCGAAGCT AGCACTGCCTATCTCATTACCAAGATCACCGACCCCCCTCCGGCCCCGGCCGAGGCCAAAGAGTTTGCAGCCGGTCAGGTCGAGTGGAAGAACAAGCAAAAGTTCCTAAGCCTGAGCCTCGACAAACTCGATACACTCCACGACAAGCCGCCTGCCTACTCCGAGACAGATCCACACCCAGAGGCAAAACCGATAACTGAGCAATGA